GCCGCCCTGCACCTTACCAATAGAGGTTTGGGATCCAATAATAAAGATACAATTTTAAAGGGCCCCTTGTAGGCTCTTTGATAGAAAACTCCcttaacaatataaaaattaaccCCTTTTGACCATTTCTTTGGAAGAGTGGGTCATTAAAAGATATAGAATCACCCTGACTGCAATAGTCATTAGGCCTATTCCAAATATGATCAATCAACTTTGGGTTTGAAGCATTATGTATCAGTCAGATATGGTCCTCCTTAATCATGCCGTGACTGTCAATTAAGTGATCTTGTGCACATTTGATTTAATCTCTCCTTGCCTGTCCACATAGCAACTGAAGGAAGCATTTTAAGTCAGAAAAATTCTAGTGCTGATTTAAAGTTGCATACCATAATACAGTTTACTCCTTAATCTTCTCTGAAATGCCTTAAGGGAGACGCAATTCTGCTGGGGCCTGGAAAACACGGATGCGCGGATTGGGTCGGCACCCGAGTCCGATACGCACAGATGCCCCGTGCGGCCGTGGACACAGCTCCACGCTCATTTGTGAacgattttttctttcttcgtttTCCAATTTGGCCCAATACGGTCCGAAATGGGCTGAAACAGGCCCCGAATCGGTCCAATATGGGCCAAAATAagtgtctaaaaaaaaaaaggtaaaattttttgtcaaaacaGTGTGTTTTGACATcctagttaaaaataaaaataaaaataaaacctaaactCTCTCTGACTCTCGTTCTATttgattatcttttatttagttttagtttcaaactttcaatcttgtattctaatttttgaaaatcatgGAATGGCTATGTATTCAGTATTCACTTTATTATCtattattgctcttaaattggtatatatttaccattatatgaaaaaaatatgtttagcaatatatagaaaatataaataaaaatatatttaataatttattgataaacgTATCCCACCGCATCCGCTccttacttttttaaaaattaccgAGTCGCCGCATCAAACTTGCACCTGTGATTCCTAGGCTGGGGCACTGGTATGGGATTCCAACATTTGGAAAATTGATCAACTACCTTAAGAACTTGTTCATGCGATGCCCATTTAGTGTTTGCTCAGTTCCCCTATTTCAGTCCAAATTATTGCAAGATCCGTGTTGTAAATATTTGATATGACACATCTCAGCTTCACTACAAAAGAAAAAGCAGTGCAGGCTTGCATATGATCCTAAAATTTAATGTTGAATGTTTTAGTCAAGCAGGAAGCATGGCTGTAATTGACATCCCCCTCCCACAAAAAAAACCTCCTGCAATCAAATAGttatattatgattaatttattattatttttgctttGGAGCGTCGTTAACATTTTGATACTGCACTTACATATCACGGggcaaaaaaaaagatactgcTCTTGAATCCCTTTTGTGTATGGTTGTGAAGCCTGGATTCAATTTCATCTTTTCAAATGTCATGTTTATGCAGGGAGGAGCATGAGCTCTTAGAAGCTGTCCAAGCTAGACTTGTGGTTCATCCACTGACTTCTCCTGTTTTAGGAAATGATCATGATGATTTCCGTAGCCGTGAAAATCCGGTAAGAAAAgttgaaattaattttatttattggttttgtaACTGTAAAAACAAGCACCATGCATGAAATGGATAAGACTCAGGTTAAACTCCTTAGTGGTTGAACTTTAGGttccccaattaaatttaactatGTGATTGCGTTGACTAATGGACCACATGGTTGAGTTTAGAGCATTGTTGATACAACTATTTGGTTGAATTCAATTAAGGAACCTAAGGGACTATGCATAAGTTTTGACTGCACGAAacatttagtttttatatttatgcagaaacttttattttctaattgtATCTTGATGAATGTTAATGGTCCCATTATTGCATTCTAAGGGGGTCTTTGGCAAGTCATAGAACCTTGCTAGCTAAGAACAATTAACTGGTTTAGGtcaattcaattttgaattgatttttttttttttggttcaaacttatataaaaaattaaacagagTTCATTAGTTTGCCAAGCACCccgtaaaaattttgtaatggtATGGATAAAAATTTGAGAACCATCTGGTTGTACCTTGTCAGTATAGCCACTCATTCCCTCCTTTTTCTCCCACCCCCCTTCTCCTCTCTTCCCTATCTTTTGCCTGTTCCTGGGCAGGAGATGTTCTGGTCATTGATCTATTGTCAATTTTCTGTTGATTCCAATCATGGTTTCTTCCATGTGGCACCCAGCTTTTAGGCTAAGCTTTTTGTTGCAGTTTGTAAGATGTGGTAAAATGGTAGTGGGGTATGTTAGTTGACGGGCCTTCCTAGGCAACCAcctgtttaattttattttatctttggttgcacttcttctttttgactGACAGGTTGGGGTTCCTAAAATACTGGATGGCGACATGCTGACTCAGTTCCTGGAGCTTACAAGTAAGCAGCAAGAGGCCATATTGTCGTTACCTCTTGGTTCACCTGACACAgtaaaatcaagcttgaaaccACATGTACCTTCACCTATCCCGGTCAATCAGGTGGTGCAACTCCTTGAACGAGTTCATTATGCCTTGAATTGAATgtaatttctcttcttttcttcaattGGTAAATCATGAGATGGATTTTCAAGCATCAATTATAGGTCATTTGCATACCAAATGTTAATGCATCTTCACTTGTCCTCTTTTTGCTTGGCCAAATGAATTCCAACCATAGGTTCTCAAAACTGTTACACACGAAATATTTGTCCAGTTGCAAAGTGACAACTGTTAAATATCAGGAATGATCAAAGGCTcaaatttacaatatatatatatatatatatatatatatatatatatatatatatatatattttttttttctttttcgttcaTCTATATAGTGGGTAATAGTGTACAGGAAATAAATATCATTTAAGGCTTCCTTGCTGCATTTATGTAATTCCCACCTTGTTTATGTAATCTTCTATTGTTTGTAATTCAGACCATGTGAATAGACGGCGAAAATTGATTGTATTTTGGCTTAATATGCCTTTTTTCAGTTTAAAGCTGCAAACTTTATGCTTCTTTGAGGCAGGCTTTCTTTTAAGTGGTGGTCCATGTTCATATATCTAGAATCCTAGATGTGTTTATCTAGAATTGTATTCTTCTTTTATTAGTTGCTTGGATTCTTCATTATTGTTGAGAATACCATGGAAGAATGACAATGTGAAAGCAAGCTCTACAGCTGTCTACAAAGATTGTGCGGAACTTTCTGGTTTTAGTTTTTGCAATTTgctttttataataaatgagAATCGCGTGAGATAATTCAATCTCATGGGGTGGACAAGCTTACTTTACTGCTTAAAGGTTTGAGAACTAAATACAAGTTCTTGGAAGTCTTTTTAGTTGATAGCATGATTCATGAAATGCTGTCCTACCTTAAATTATTGAGTCATATAGATATTGATTAGCTGATGAGGTTTGGGCTTTATCTCCTGCTCTTAATCAAAAAGAATTTATAGTGAATTAGTGGTGTAATTAACAGAAAGTTATGCCAAGCACTATTTGAATCTAAGTCAATCAATTAAAAGTAataattgtgtgtgtgtaataaTACAACATGAACATCGGTATATGGGCGTATATCTTGCCCATGAGCCCAGTGTTGTAGATGCAAGAATGACACTCTTTGGGATTACAAGTTGATGGTTAATGGTAGAAACCAACTATGCTAGAATCTGGAATCATAATATATAAAGGGGATTTGGCATATTCCAAAATTATGGTAAAAAGAGTAATAGAattggtttttattatttatatacaatCTAACTTTTTAGCTCAAAAGGCTAGTTCAAAATTGGATTAGACatatttgtgttaaaaaaatagtttttaaccTCCTTTTCAGATATTACATGCCCCAAATAAAGTTTTGTTGGTTCAAGTGCATGAGAAACTAGTTTTAACTCTGATTAAATTCAGACACATTTATTTCtactaaaaaattagtttttatattttctcttgaaagattttagaaaagtttACCTACTAAATATTTTGACACTTACTATTACCAACATATATCAGCAATAAGTTTTGTTTAGGTAAACAAATCTAGGTTGATTTAGACAAccttttagccaaaaaaattaCAGATTTACATGACCTTATAATTATTTGACTTAAGCATTTGCATCAGTTCATGCAAAATTTCCTTTCTATTTTACAcgaaaaaacctacttttttttattttacacactcactcttacaaaacactcacatcagtttgtctattatacacgtttattcaaataaaatattcatttcctTCCCACCTTCATCTCTCTCACAGACCCAACACAACCCGGCACAGCCACCGTCATCAGCCACCATCGACGCCTCCGGCCTCCAATCACACCGGAATTCCAAAgaaaaccagtaaaaaaaaaaaaaaacccaataaaaaaaaaccaaaaaaatccaacacaacTCACACGGCCATCGTCATCAGCCACCATCTCTCTCAAGATCGACGCCTTCGGCCTCCAATCATACCGGAATCCCAAAgaaaaccagtaaaaaaaaaactaaaaaaatccaaagattgatgagatgagagaataTGAGAGCTGCTCCTCGGCGTCTAAGTCTTCGTCTTCGTCAATGTGGTGGCCTAATTTCTGCTCCTCGACGCTCAGAACAAAGCCTCAAGTTTCTCCGTTGGAAAACTTCGTTCGTGTTGTAGGCGACAGACTCGTCCGGTGACTCGGCTTGCTCGATCTTATAGGCGACAGACTCGACTTGCTCCTCGGTGATCGGTGGAAGCTAGAGCAGGCCAGattgatgagatgagagaaagggAGAGCTGTGCACCGAGTCTCTAatgaaaatgagaaagagagggaggtgagagtcagtacagagaggagagagaaaaaactattaaaaaatcaaataaacatgCTACTgtacccgtgtaaatttacaaggTACTGTAGCAAGATGGAATTTACACGGGTACTGTAGCAAGATGGATTTTATAGACGagtttacacccactgatgtgggtgtttttttgcccaaaatgtgtaaaattagtagtttttttttcattttgcacaTTTATGCATATTTatgcatccactgatgtggatgctagTATAACAATTTGtttattaccaaaaatttgTCTAACTCAATTGGTTTGCACCTCCTAAATGTCTCCATTcaaattatcaaccaaaaaataaaaacatctaTACAAATTAGATATAAAACAAAActagttcaaatttaaattaattttatttgtggTTCAGCTTGTATGAGAATTAACCTAATTGTTTAATTTGCCAGGCACTCATTTTAAACTTAATTAACCTTTAGATAAGTTTTTTGTTCATGGGAGATGATATTTACATGTAGTAAGTTTTGAACACGTGTCGTGTATACTGTCTGTGTTCCATCTACCACACACACACCCCCTTGAAACCTAATTAACTTTTGGATAAGACTTTCGTTCATGACACGTTATTtacaaatgataaatttttaacaCGTCATGTCCGGGTCTCATTTACCACACAAACCAAATCcttagagtgtgtttggttggggtgaaaacaggaaggatgaaaaataaaaagaagaaaatagggtggaaaatgttgtttttcactgtttggttgaggaaggaaaataggagAGATGAAAAATAGGGAAGAAAGTTTTCCCTCCTGGACCcactttttttatcctctcaaattgggaggaaaataaTGAGGGAAAAGTGATGAGAAATCCATTTTACACAAATACCCACTCACCTACCCCTcacatattatgtaataagggtagtcaatttatataaattatattttccatcattttctttttctttcaaaccaaataaaagagtttttcatcctctcacttttccacccctccaaccaaacacacaaaaggaaaaatcaaatattttctatcctcccactttttcatctTCCTACTTTTCCACTCTTCCAACCAGACCCTTAACCATAACTTCTCACATACCTAATAAATTAAATGTTGGTAATGGTTTGGTAGAGGATGAAGAAGCAGCCTTTATCGTTTTAACTGACAGCATCATTCAATTCTAAAAGCTAACAACGGTCTCTCTTAATGACAGCATATCAATTAATTCAAAAAGCTTACAACAATAAACTCAGGGACGGCAAGTTTGTTGGGTTGCATTTATTATCCTTTTATTTATGCCTAAGAAACCCAACTGTATTAACGTGAGGCCCTTTGCATATCCTGTTGTCTATTTCATCTTTTGGCAATGTGTAGTACCATATGCATCACATTAaattgttgagagagagaggctttgCTGTAGAAGCCAGTAATAGAGACAGAACATGGTTATTGATTTGTATTTATTGACGGTTGTTCCATAGGTACTTTTAGTATTCAaaaatgttctttttttaatgaattacaCATTCAACAATCTAATGGAGAACTGGTAGCAAGCTGGAGTAATTAAGTAGacatataaagaaaaactaaaagaaaaaattgatgaaattaaaggttttttttttcttttcttttacttcataACAATGTATTTGTTTTAGTTGAGAAATTAGAATGCGAGTATAAACACCGCTTCAAATAATATAGGGAAAAAAAGTACTTTCTCCCCTCTATGTTTAAAGTACTTCAAAATTTACttcataatttttaaatcaatcaATTTCCCCCTCTGTTTAGAAAATGAGCAAATATCCATATTCCACTAATTTTTCAGTTAAATCCAATAGAGTTACAATGATTAAAAATGCAATCCAAAATAATAACAATGTAATCCctaactttttctctttttttgtagtgtacgactaataatttcttcaaaaaatttcgttgaatttaattgagaaagTATTGAGATATTTGCTCATTTTTCAACATAGAGGAAGAAATTAGTTGATTtcgaagattaaaaaaaatttgtgaactATTCCAATATAAAATGAGAAAGTTCTTTTCCccaagaatatatttttttctcgtTTTAAACTTGAAATATAAATTCATATTCTTGGATAATTAACACCAAAAGGAGCACAAGTATCACTGTATCGATCAGTACGCAGTCTCTATCAAGGCAGTTGGAAGGAAGTTTTGAATTGGATCCAAATTAATTATAGCATGTCTCTTTTGTCCGTTTTCGCAAAAGAAAATGAGTTAGTTAGGTTCATGACAATGATTTCTCTCTCCTTACGTACAAAACGTATACATTGGTGTATACTGTGTTGAAAACGTACACACATACGAAAATATGTATACCGTTTGTAATAGCTAGTTGCGTAGCTTACTTGCTTTAcaagaaaacctaaaacaaatTAAGTGTATTAATAGCATAGAAGGCTAGAGTAAAAGTAGGGCGGactgaaacataaaaaatgcatGGTTGAACTATGATGAATTATTGTACACACTGCTGTATTCAGTCTCTAAAATTAAGAGTATTAATAACATAGAAAGTAAGGGTAAAAGTAGGATAGACtgaaccataaaaaatatatggttgAACTATGTTGAATTATTATTGCACATAGCTGTACACAGTCtctgaaatcatgttttcaaaatatgatCTATGTTGAAAATTTACACAAATTCTCGTATCTATGAGATGCAAAACATAGAAATATAAATCACACGACACAAGAAAATACATTCACGagattaaacaaatttttttctctaaaacaGCATACCAAACCTTAATTTGaagcaactatatttatatctCACACAACGGGTTCATAATGAGCTAGAAAATGGGCTCAAACCCAAACCTTCACTCCATAAACTAATGTCATGTTTGGTACACTGTAATAGAATAGCTATTACATAGGAATAACCATTCAAttgtttgattatgtttttattacaagtaACAGCTATTCCTTAGTAATAGCTATTcttttaaataaagaataattatttattctcaaTATAGTTGTAATTGTTATTCCTTAACCtacataattaattataaaataaagttaCCAAAATACCCAAAGCTACTACTGCTATTCTCTTCTCCATtaaacactctctctctctctctctctctctctctctcataattgTAGCTTCATTGACAATCTGTGTTCAAGTTTTCTTTCGGTTTTTGTTgagatttcttttaaattttcttggTTGTTCTACTGGCCACCACGAGATAATGgatggttttgttttttcttcttctttttactaAAATGGATGGGTTTCTTTTAACTCTTCTCtttaatatcaatatatatacaaaGAAGAACACCAGTAACGCTCAGTTCCTAGCATCGTAAATCTTCATTATCTCATGCTGGTAGAAGTCCTTGGCTTCAGATGACAATACTCGTTTCATACAATTTTAGTTTAGAAATAGGGTATTCTTTTAAAAAGGGTATTATAGGAAATTTCACTAACATATGATGCAATTCCACtgcctaagagcatccacatcagtgggtggataatcatgtataatgcaaaattttttcaattttacacattttgagctacatcagtggagctaaaactgggtaaaatagtgtaaaaccatccccgagctacagtaccgtgtatatttacacggttactgtagctcgtttatacaatattttatcatttctccttcgctcctttttttctctctctgatctgtTTTCAACAGACtcattctctcatctttttctcaacacagaatatacagagatatactttgctaaaaaaaaaaaaacacagacatacacaaacaaacacggatcggtgcttgactggtcggagctcgtgggtcttgccgtggatcggagctcgcggacgCTAAATCGGAGCTGGCGGATCGCAATCGAAGCTGgcggatcggcgatcggagctcgcgaatTGCGATCGGAGCTCAaggatcggcgatcggagctcgcggatcgacgatcggagctcgcggatcgacgatcggagctcgcggatcgcgatcggagctcgcagatcgccgatcggagctcgcgaatcgcgatcggagctcgcggatcggcgatcagagctcgcggatcgcgatcggagctctCGGATCGCCGATCGAAGCTCGCGAATGGCGATCAGAGCTCGCAGGTCGCGATCGAAGCTCGCAAATCaccgatcggagctcgcagatcgcgatcggagctcgcagatGGTGATCTGAGCTCGCCGATCGGACTCGCGGATGGTGATCTGAGCTGGTGATCGAAGAGGTAGTtgatggagagggagagggagagtctgagagatgggtttagagagagagagagagagcaaaagtgagaaatgagctgggagagagagagagagcggtAATTTAAGAGGTAGTTgggggaaaataataaaatattaaagaaaattaattatttaattaaaaaggatggtaggatagatgaactgatgtggaggttttgtaaaattaaatgtgtaaaatagaaaaagtgagtttttagtgtaaaagtgaatgtgtaaaatgaaggagctggtgtggatgctctaaggagTAAGGATTCCATTCCTCTATTATCGCCAAACAAAAGAAtagtaataattatattttagttaaGCTGGTGGTGCATGCAGTCCTATGTatatcttttttactttttgatgcACTAAAGCAGGCCCTATATATCTTTGCCAGCCTTCTATGTACTAAGTAAGTTAGCCCAACATGGATACACTGTGTGATTATGGAGGACACATTGTTGAAGCACTAAACGTCAATGTTTATGGAAATGGCACTCAAGCCCTAGTTCTGGCTCATGGGTTTGGTGCAGACCAGACTCTATGGCACTATCTGATCCCTTACCTTGCATGCTACTTCAAGGTTGTGGTTTTCGACCTAGTTTTCTCTCCAAACGTAAATCCTGACCTTTACAATCCCAAGAAGTACTCCAATTTCAATGGTTACGTCCAAGACTTGCTGTGCCTTCTTGATCAACTCAATGTGAATAAGACTATTTATTTGGGTCACTCCATGTCAGCCATGATTGGATGCATCGCCGCAACTAAGAGACCAGACCTCTTTGAACACCTTATCTTACTAAGTGGCTCTCCAAggtggttctctctctctctctctctctctctcaatagattcatatttatttttctttgatacTATAATATTTATCcgtatttttctctcttcttgtGATTTTACGAAATTCAATGACCTTCTTCTTAGGTATCTTAGGAAAACTTGGATTTGATTTCTCCTTCCCTAGTTATTGTAACAATTAAAGTAAATtcaaaattctataaaaaattttcaaaactataatTTCGGTTCTGGTATAACGtcttttttttgcttggtttgcttaaaaaataaataagtattgCAAAGTACGAGtctacttaacaaaaaaaaaaaccctaaaaattgtacttaaaaaactaaattttttgtcaAGAGCCAAgtcctaggcctaaggccccgccacaacaaaaaaaaaaaatcccttcaaaattttataaaattatatatattgattgtgcacttttttatttatttattagtgaCGTTAAGGAtatcacaaattttattataagcTTAGAAATTGGCACATTAATGatcataaaaaagtaattttaacaTTCATTAATTAGGTTGATGAAGTTTATCAAAGAGtcatttttacattatattatgAACATTTTGTAGTACTTTTAGcgcattttttcttttcatttctatcAATACTCCAAAAGTATGAGACCAATAGAAATCTAACCCAAttgaaattctaaaattttgagaaaaaaaatgttacaaatgtattaaatcatcaattaaataaatttgtttaattaatatttacctATTAAAagtcttataaaatttttagcCTTATATCCCATCCCAAATAATGTTAGTCGTTGGCTACAGAGATAGCcgtatattgtaattattaagatcaaataaaaaaaaccacctTTAATTTGTTTCCACCCTCCCCACCATGCCCTTTATTCCCATATAGTCTTTTTCATTGTCAATAAGaatgttttctctctttcttttctctatttttaacttttgacagTTGTGTAGGTACCTCAATGCTGAAGGATATATTGGAGGCTTTGAGCGCTCACAAATCGACAAAATCTTTACACAAATAGATCAAAACTTTCCAAGTTGGGTTCAAAACTTTGCTCCAGTAGCTGTAGGTGTGAACAGCACAACTGCCATAGCCCAATTTCGATCCAGTTTGGGGAGAATGAAACCAAAGACTGCACTTAGCGTGGCTAAGACTGTGTTTCTAAGCGACTTGAGATGGGTTCTGCCAAAAGTTTCAGTGCCTTGCACCATAATCCAATccaaaaaagattttattgttCCGAAATTCGTTGCGTTTTACATGGAAAGAAAGCTTGGTGGCAGTGCTAGGGTAAAGATATTAAAAACAAGAGGCCATTTTCCTCAACTTACAGCTTACCATTTGCTTCTGAAAGTGTTGAAGGGGGTTCTATTTCTAAAAGGATAAACGGTTTTGTACAAACGAAGAAGTTGGATTTCAAGTTGAATTTTAAGAGGTGAAAGTGGGGATATCGGTTTCAGACTTTGCTAAggttaaaaagaaattatgctAATGTTGTATCACAAGCAGTTATAAGGGAAAAGTATGTACTATATATTGCATTTAATTTTGCAAAACTCCTATTCCACCACCCATTAACACATCActctttttctcaacaaattttctcatttttatgatattaaatataaactAGCCTTATTGAAGTGCGTGTGATAAGgctcttttctttggtttagtGTTATATATTTCTCATTTATAAGGTTATAGAGTTAtctatttgtaatatatatatatatactagcctcatcacacgcgttTCGCGcatgcgatgaggcttttttttttagaaatgatatgtccacaacatttttacaacatttttacaacaaatcctaagtagcaggatgttactggttgttattattggagcaaaaaagtaatcttagtgttaggttcaaatttgaaccaataacaactaaccacctatgatttgttgtaaaaatgttgtggacgtagcacctctttttttttttgttagtggtcctattttgtagaaaaaaaattgtgttttttattttatttttgttagtggtcttattttgtagaaaaaaaaactgtgttttttattttattttatgttctcTATATATTGAAAGGAtttaaaaagttagttattatgttttcaacttacaaaaatactcctaatttaattaacttattcttattcctaaaaaataaaaaataaggttaaaattgtaaatcaacaaaaactaataacaaaaaagtgaaaaaataaatttttttgttagtggtccttttgtagaaaaaaaaaactgtgttttttattttattttatcttctctatatattgagaggattcaaaaagttagttattatgttttcaacttacaaaagtactcctaatttaattaacttattcttattcctaaaaaataaaaaataaggttaaaacagtaaatcaacaaaaactaataacaaaaaagtgaaaaaataaaaattgtccaTAATCCCCactttctcctaaaaaaaaccatcccaccttctaaaaaaaactaccctacgattttctattaaaaaacgCCTATCCCAagttctgtaaaaaaaaaaaaagactactccaccttctttaaaaaaactcACCCACggtttccttaaaaaatttaaaaaaaaaaaactgccacatatcacataaaaaagtaaaaactaatatatatcatttttattttgaaaaagtaatttaaaagtaGACAAAGTAATTGAAAACTTTACAGGAGAGTGGTCCtgttttttaggcaatgttttagtaggagttagaaTTGTAGTTTTACCGGATTGtgctttagttttgtctctacttaaacctaggggtgtaggggcatttttgaactaaaaaatgtaaaatccaaacagggaagccccttaaataatagtatagatatatatatatatatatatatatatatatatatatatatatagttggaaAAGTACATACACAGTATAATTCAATTGACAAAGTAGTATATAATGAACTAATTGAAGTCGCAAATCTACTTATGATGAAGGCCAGAACCAATTCTGATACCAGAGAAGCAACGGTAATTCTCATTGTTGAAACATTATTATAGTTCTTTTTGTTGTTCTAGAACAATGAATTGAGATTTTACGACAATAAATATTGCATACATTTTTGGGAGAATAACTTAAGTGTATGAACAGTTATTTAAAGACGCTCCAagaatagtgtttttttttttttttttttttatttataagatgATGGAAGAAGCAGAGCGGGGAGGAAGGGCAATGGGAGAGATACAAGATGTAGTTATTGAATTTCGATAGAAGTAGGAAATAGTGGAGAGACAAGCAAGTTGTAGTTATCTTATTGTATTTGGCTAGAAGTAGGAGGCTATGTCAGTGGGAAGTTGTTTTTTTAACGTGGGTTGGCAATATGGATAATAGtgtgttttgaattttacaGCTGTGTGGCCTATTTTTAAGGGCAAAGGATATTAGCAAGAAAAATTAACTgggtgtagtttttttttttggataaattgcaaattattcTTCTAAAATTGGGGGTGTTTTACGCactgaaatttcagaatttgaatttaaccTATTGAAATTTGGGGCGTTTG
This genomic stretch from Castanea sativa cultivar Marrone di Chiusa Pesio chromosome 9, ASM4071231v1 harbors:
- the LOC142611368 gene encoding strigolactone esterase D14-like; protein product: MDTLCDYGGHIVEALNVNVYGNGTQALVLAHGFGADQTLWHYLIPYLACYFKVVVFDLVFSPNVNPDLYNPKKYSNFNGYVQDLLCLLDQLNVNKTIYLGHSMSAMIGCIAATKRPDLFEHLILLSGSPRYLNAEGYIGGFERSQIDKIFTQIDQNFPSWVQNFAPVAVGVNSTTAIAQFRSSLGRMKPKTALSVAKTVFLSDLRWVLPKVSVPCTIIQSKKDFIVPKFVAFYMERKLGGSARVKILKTRGHFPQLTAYHLLLKVLKGVLFLKG